A DNA window from Nitrospira sp. contains the following coding sequences:
- a CDS encoding Putative TonB-dependent receptor (Evidence 3 : Putative function from multiple computational evidences; MaGe:77309398) — protein MVSFTCVKRVLCAVALFGGLAFGISVSGAQEPVQPEAASSPREQELRGQLKDILQELDDLKRNREQALPPAERPKTVTEKVAPEQAESIAETMPEYELADTSIVSKRLQKRPEGVSLSSTIQAETDSQPTRTMKESMESLPGVVMRQANGPRDFSMVIRGQGAKTTFAVRDIKMYEDGFVQTQSDGLSRLDIHDPWFMRSVDVVRGASSSLYDNYALGGMVHFRTRRGSDINGVESFFSGGSYGYHKEAFAVGQETEHLDVSMFASNVQEDGYIANSSYKTQTLNFNLRFTINDKQNFYFKVISNWLDTRVPTRLTQAQFIADDRQAGGTQTTCLAGTYNAGCANSLALRQGRFDRRTIIGGMYERQLNANTVLTIEGDYDVKDINQTFSQISDNVNPNYKMYSDLRHDGRLGDLPLKSYLGFFANRMEQEGQTFENLANGQGTRGLLLANSRGYINNIGGRFREELEVVPKWTLAVGLGIEQSHINVQTINYAVSGCPAPLTAPCRANADRTYTNVAPELSLTWKPAEGYRHWVRGSTGYGVPGFGNLTRDPVTGLPGTNFDLKPQKNLNTEIGTESRLTKDLTIQLVGFWTFFKNEIISRAVSGTNVASVNADSSQYRGIELFYDWRPLSGLRLSGAYTHTDAKYINFSDQANTAAGLLVRDGKKVPNVPTDVLNSKVEYEHAESGWGGWVEGSYYNSYFLNNSNTFGIPSYMIGNVNIHKTVEMKHSWFRFAKFYLELDNIADKKYAASGQIIGGETHAAAAASQAFFAGYGRAIYGGVTLGLF, from the coding sequence ATGGTGTCGTTCACGTGCGTGAAGCGAGTGTTGTGTGCGGTTGCGTTGTTCGGAGGGCTCGCGTTCGGGATATCCGTGTCCGGCGCGCAAGAGCCGGTTCAACCGGAGGCCGCCTCGTCGCCGCGCGAGCAGGAATTGCGCGGACAGTTGAAGGATATTCTTCAAGAGTTGGACGATCTCAAGCGAAACCGTGAGCAGGCGCTGCCTCCGGCAGAACGGCCAAAGACGGTGACCGAGAAGGTGGCGCCGGAACAGGCGGAGTCTATCGCCGAGACCATGCCGGAATATGAGTTGGCCGATACCAGTATTGTCAGCAAGCGGCTGCAAAAACGGCCGGAAGGCGTCTCGCTCTCCTCCACTATTCAAGCGGAGACGGACTCGCAGCCGACGCGCACGATGAAAGAATCGATGGAGTCGCTGCCGGGCGTCGTGATGCGTCAGGCGAACGGGCCGCGCGATTTCAGCATGGTGATTCGCGGACAGGGGGCCAAGACGACCTTTGCGGTGCGCGACATCAAGATGTACGAAGACGGGTTTGTCCAGACGCAGTCGGATGGTTTGTCGCGCCTCGACATTCACGACCCCTGGTTCATGCGCAGTGTCGATGTGGTGCGAGGGGCGTCGTCCTCGCTGTACGACAACTACGCGCTGGGCGGCATGGTCCATTTCAGGACGCGCCGCGGCAGCGACATCAACGGAGTGGAATCGTTTTTCTCCGGCGGCTCGTATGGCTATCACAAGGAAGCGTTTGCCGTCGGACAGGAAACCGAGCATCTGGATGTTTCCATGTTTGCGAGCAATGTCCAGGAAGATGGCTACATCGCCAACAGCAGCTACAAGACGCAGACGCTCAATTTCAATCTGCGGTTCACGATCAACGACAAACAAAACTTCTACTTCAAGGTGATCAGCAATTGGCTGGATACCCGAGTGCCGACGAGGCTGACGCAAGCGCAGTTTATTGCGGATGACCGGCAAGCCGGCGGTACGCAGACGACCTGCTTGGCCGGTACCTACAACGCTGGCTGCGCTAACTCGCTGGCGCTGCGGCAAGGGCGATTCGACCGCCGGACCATTATCGGCGGGATGTATGAGCGGCAGCTGAACGCGAACACGGTGCTCACCATCGAGGGAGACTACGACGTCAAAGACATTAATCAGACGTTCTCCCAGATCTCGGATAACGTGAATCCCAATTACAAAATGTATAGCGATCTGCGGCATGACGGCCGGCTGGGCGATCTGCCGTTGAAGAGCTATCTCGGGTTCTTTGCGAACCGGATGGAGCAGGAAGGGCAGACCTTCGAGAATTTGGCGAATGGGCAGGGTACGAGAGGGCTGCTGCTGGCGAACAGTCGAGGCTATATCAATAACATCGGCGGCCGGTTTCGCGAAGAGTTAGAAGTGGTGCCGAAGTGGACGCTGGCGGTCGGCCTTGGTATCGAGCAGTCGCACATCAATGTGCAGACGATCAATTATGCGGTGTCCGGATGTCCCGCGCCGCTGACGGCTCCGTGCCGGGCCAATGCGGACCGGACCTACACGAACGTGGCCCCGGAACTGTCGCTGACCTGGAAGCCGGCGGAAGGCTATCGGCATTGGGTCAGAGGTTCAACCGGCTATGGGGTTCCGGGGTTTGGGAACCTGACGCGAGATCCGGTCACCGGCCTGCCCGGCACCAATTTCGATCTTAAACCGCAGAAGAATCTCAATACGGAAATCGGGACGGAGTCGAGGCTGACCAAAGATCTGACGATTCAGCTGGTCGGATTTTGGACGTTCTTCAAGAACGAGATCATTTCCCGCGCTGTGTCGGGAACGAATGTCGCCTCGGTCAATGCCGACTCGTCGCAGTATCGCGGGATCGAACTGTTCTACGACTGGCGGCCCCTATCAGGGCTGCGGCTCTCCGGGGCCTATACGCATACCGATGCCAAGTACATCAATTTTTCAGATCAAGCGAATACGGCGGCAGGGCTCTTAGTTCGCGACGGAAAGAAGGTGCCGAACGTGCCGACCGATGTGCTGAACAGCAAGGTGGAATATGAGCATGCGGAGAGCGGCTGGGGCGGCTGGGTCGAAGGCAGTTATTACAACAGCTACTTTTTGAACAACAGCAATACGTTTGGAATTCCCTCCTACATGATCGGCAATGTGAATATCCATAAGACGGTCGAGATGAAGCATTCCTGGTTCCGCTTCGCCAAGTTCTATCTGGAGCTGGACAACATCGCCGACAAGAAGTACGCCGCGTCCGGCCAAATCATCGGTGGGGAGACTCATGCCGCTGCTGCCGCGAGTCAGGCATTCTTTGCCGGCTATGGCAGAGCCATCTATGGCGGGGTGACGCTGGGCTTGTTCTAG
- a CDS encoding conserved exported protein of unknown function (Evidence 4 : Unknown function but conserved in other organisms; MaGe:77309399), whose translation MKRGTFSLAFAMAAVYLTLSFSAASCLFSHQTTSSTTHHHPSSAAHASLCAWACQANPTVDLLSTAPQTEMLRVIARLVLVATGLFSLLTQQPAHSRAPPRR comes from the coding sequence ATGAAACGCGGGACCTTCTCTCTCGCGTTCGCCATGGCTGCGGTCTATCTGACGTTGTCGTTCAGTGCCGCATCTTGCCTGTTCTCGCATCAGACGACATCCAGTACGACACACCACCACCCCAGTAGCGCCGCCCATGCCTCCCTCTGTGCCTGGGCCTGCCAGGCGAATCCGACGGTCGATCTCCTGTCCACTGCGCCGCAGACTGAAATGCTGCGAGTGATTGCGCGGCTGGTGCTGGTCGCAACCGGGTTGTTCTCACTGTTGACTCAGCAGCCGGCCCATTCGCGCGCGCCTCCTCGCCGGTAA
- a CDS encoding Thioredoxin domain-containing protein (MaGe:77309400), translating to MTGLKILIALCGIALAFALPGLAHDLRDSFASLRMSRLPAGSQTMPFELTALDGKVVALRDLAGKVVLVNFWATWCGPCKEEMPALARLQQQLDSEKFVLLTVTTDLQRQGIAQFLAQAGVTLPVLFDEDQEVSRSFMVRGLPTTVVIAPDGTLAGRAVGPRAWDSQDAVALMRQMMERGK from the coding sequence ATGACAGGACTCAAGATATTAATCGCGCTCTGTGGGATAGCGCTGGCCTTCGCTCTGCCAGGCTTGGCGCATGATCTTCGCGATTCCTTCGCCTCACTCAGGATGAGCCGATTGCCAGCTGGAAGCCAGACGATGCCGTTCGAGCTGACGGCCTTGGATGGCAAGGTTGTCGCGCTGCGCGATCTGGCTGGGAAAGTGGTGCTGGTGAATTTTTGGGCGACCTGGTGCGGCCCCTGCAAAGAAGAAATGCCTGCGCTGGCCCGGTTGCAGCAACAGCTGGACTCCGAGAAATTTGTCTTGTTGACGGTGACAACGGATCTGCAACGCCAGGGCATCGCCCAGTTTCTCGCGCAGGCAGGTGTGACGCTGCCGGTGTTGTTCGATGAGGATCAAGAAGTCTCGCGATCGTTCATGGTGCGTGGGCTTCCGACCACGGTGGTGATTGCGCCGGATGGAACATTAGCCGGTCGGGCCGTGGGGCCTCGCGCCTGGGATAGCCAGGACGCGGTCGCGCTGATGCGCCAGATGATGGAACGCGGGAAATGA
- a CDS encoding Sialidase domain-containing protein (MaGe:77309401), with translation MTSRVKNGIVGCIGLAGGLLLCASLALAESAPPFVLGPKVAMDRKVRTVAGPSVRIDDRGQISLAWIEEDKDIRTVLFSRIEKSWSSIGELVQVNGPGEVPYSRQEAPALIASGDDVFIAWAVTHPKMAPDKPFSNDLRLSRSTDGGKTFQPSVLVNDDQSVIGHSFDSLHMTLDGVIHMAWIDSREGKKEAGTFAARSTDHGRTVESNLKVDESTCVCCRTAMTSGPDGTLYVAWRKILPGEIRETVVARSSDGGQTFAAPVIVGHDRWVFPGCPHRPASIGTDRQGRLYVVWYTEGADETPSIYLAYSDDRGETFSTKQKLNLSKGTFPDHPQMAVDQDGRVIIVWEEQSPVRREVVMAVSLDRGQIFSAPQKVNDKKGQSPALSINAQGLAALAWMEHAMPAHRLIVQTLQLPSSK, from the coding sequence ATGACATCAAGGGTGAAGAACGGAATCGTTGGGTGCATTGGACTAGCTGGCGGTCTATTGCTCTGCGCCTCGCTTGCGCTCGCCGAGTCTGCGCCGCCGTTCGTGCTCGGTCCCAAAGTGGCGATGGATCGGAAGGTGCGGACGGTGGCGGGACCGTCGGTGCGGATCGATGATCGAGGTCAGATCTCGCTGGCCTGGATCGAGGAGGACAAGGACATTCGCACGGTGCTCTTCTCACGCATCGAGAAGTCCTGGAGTTCCATTGGTGAACTTGTGCAGGTGAACGGTCCAGGCGAGGTGCCCTATAGCCGCCAGGAAGCGCCTGCGCTCATTGCGTCCGGCGACGATGTGTTCATCGCCTGGGCGGTGACTCATCCGAAGATGGCGCCGGACAAGCCGTTCTCGAACGATCTTCGTTTAAGCCGATCCACCGATGGGGGGAAGACCTTTCAGCCGTCGGTCTTGGTGAACGACGATCAATCGGTCATCGGCCACAGCTTCGATTCGTTGCACATGACGCTCGACGGGGTGATCCACATGGCCTGGATCGATAGCCGGGAAGGGAAGAAGGAAGCGGGCACCTTTGCCGCGCGGTCCACCGACCATGGCCGGACGGTTGAGAGCAATCTCAAGGTGGATGAGAGCACCTGTGTCTGCTGCCGCACGGCGATGACCAGTGGCCCGGACGGCACGCTATACGTCGCCTGGCGGAAAATTCTGCCGGGCGAGATCCGAGAGACTGTCGTGGCGCGTTCCAGCGATGGCGGCCAGACCTTTGCGGCTCCCGTGATTGTCGGACATGATCGGTGGGTGTTTCCCGGTTGTCCGCACCGGCCCGCGTCCATTGGAACGGATCGCCAGGGGCGCTTGTACGTCGTCTGGTACACGGAAGGGGCCGATGAAACGCCGTCGATCTACCTGGCCTATTCGGACGACCGGGGGGAGACCTTTTCGACGAAGCAGAAGTTGAATCTGTCGAAAGGGACGTTCCCTGACCATCCGCAGATGGCGGTCGATCAGGACGGTCGTGTGATCATCGTCTGGGAAGAGCAGTCGCCGGTCCGCCGCGAAGTCGTGATGGCGGTGTCGCTCGACCGGGGACAGATCTTTAGCGCGCCTCAGAAAGTAAACGACAAGAAGGGCCAATCGCCGGCGCTCTCGATCAATGCGCAGGGCCTCGCTGCGCTGGCTTGGATGGAACATGCGATGCCGGCGCATCGCCTGATCGTGCAAACGCTGCAATTGCCGTCTTCCAAATAG
- a CDS encoding TonBC domain-containing protein (MaGe:77309402): protein MSAIDECERVPYSAWSVSLGLHAVIVGLAFMVTAQVQPILKEEIFQWDVALIQPVSEPPRSEPAPPAQMAQPSKPAPVRAVQTPQPIPPVEPASDMVMTRVATQYSPEIIHPTIVPPKPEPVKELIEEKPKPVESQETKKEEIRKEEAKPQDIVKPEPVREIAQAHEPSPAPVAKELAPPTESVATTAQAYEPPALAPVHHAAPVIHRETVSPEEMAPEWRPLVAVRGRPEEAAAGPAAAAPVVAEPNTEAAAPTPTKPQAQAPMVASVAPVRPATKADNAWLAESLGRRIKELTRYPNSARLNGTEGKVVLRVILRADGHLAGVTVHRSSGHDVLDRAAMETVRLACPIHMKQALSAAEVAVYVPIVYSLAG from the coding sequence ATGAGTGCCATAGATGAGTGTGAACGGGTTCCGTATTCTGCCTGGAGCGTTTCGCTCGGCCTGCATGCCGTCATCGTCGGGCTGGCCTTCATGGTTACGGCGCAAGTCCAGCCGATTCTCAAGGAAGAAATCTTTCAGTGGGACGTCGCGTTGATTCAACCGGTGAGCGAGCCGCCACGGAGTGAGCCAGCGCCGCCCGCGCAGATGGCTCAGCCCTCCAAGCCGGCCCCGGTTCGAGCCGTTCAGACTCCTCAGCCGATACCGCCAGTAGAGCCGGCGTCCGACATGGTCATGACCCGCGTGGCTACCCAGTACAGTCCGGAGATTATCCATCCCACCATTGTGCCGCCCAAACCGGAGCCAGTGAAGGAACTGATTGAGGAAAAACCAAAGCCGGTCGAGTCTCAAGAAACGAAGAAAGAAGAGATCCGAAAAGAAGAAGCGAAGCCGCAAGACATCGTGAAGCCGGAGCCTGTCAGGGAAATCGCCCAGGCGCATGAGCCTTCTCCAGCTCCTGTCGCTAAGGAGCTTGCGCCGCCGACCGAGTCGGTGGCTACGACGGCGCAGGCCTATGAGCCTCCCGCGCTGGCTCCAGTTCATCATGCGGCGCCGGTCATTCATCGTGAGACCGTGTCTCCTGAAGAGATGGCGCCGGAATGGCGGCCGCTTGTGGCAGTTAGAGGAAGGCCGGAGGAAGCGGCGGCAGGGCCGGCCGCTGCCGCGCCTGTTGTGGCCGAGCCGAATACCGAGGCTGCGGCTCCGACTCCGACTAAACCGCAGGCGCAGGCACCGATGGTGGCCAGCGTGGCACCGGTGCGACCGGCGACCAAGGCGGACAATGCCTGGCTGGCGGAGTCGCTGGGGCGGCGCATTAAGGAACTGACACGCTATCCCAACTCGGCGCGGTTGAATGGCACGGAAGGGAAAGTCGTGTTGCGGGTCATCCTTCGCGCCGACGGGCATCTCGCCGGGGTGACCGTACATCGCAGCTCCGGCCATGACGTGCTGGACCGCGCGGCGATGGAGACGGTGCGATTGGCCTGCCCCATTCATATGAAACAGGCGCTGAGCGCAGCGGAAGTCGCGGTGTATGTGCCGATTGTCTATAGCTTGGCTGGGTAA
- a CDS encoding Helix-turn-helix domain-containing protein (MaGe:77309403) codes for MNKSLLRVEEAAAALAVSRWTIYRWVEQGRLEGTKIGHGSLRVFTRSVEKLVEQNRTDDLPSSAFVPHEALSPVGSSI; via the coding sequence ATGAATAAATCACTGTTACGTGTCGAGGAAGCGGCAGCCGCGCTGGCTGTCAGCCGCTGGACCATTTATCGCTGGGTGGAGCAGGGCCGGTTAGAGGGTACGAAGATCGGCCATGGCAGCCTGCGGGTCTTCACCCGGTCGGTTGAGAAACTGGTTGAGCAGAATCGGACGGACGACCTGCCGTCCAGTGCGTTCGTGCCTCACGAGGCACTGTCTCCCGTGGGTTCTTCCATCTAG